From one Rosa rugosa chromosome 4, drRosRugo1.1, whole genome shotgun sequence genomic stretch:
- the LOC133746428 gene encoding uncharacterized protein LOC133746428 isoform X1, giving the protein MGSSGSKATSSSSGDTGRRRRSKSIAGRVFRSSCLGIKSRSRHADDDEQVCEHRNKGSRIIAPCTNQTVTEQDRAKEYFGKVNIEQSDEMPCISSNAELNEWGDASITDTVSRTGPGSAQDSAAPSLNPSSRFLSRFSFVPGNVSFRLSRATSLGSAGSYPVSSTSVTVLNNDDDLHLQTGPSASLVGRDESREGCEFLPESLVNRTPTHFFEDTSGSLGLNNVESGFSDNLQDNQTNSSIQDGRNANGRIIGVLNRYPGSQEPVERNVRFSRTLSVGRLRDRVLRRSSLSDLAFSSLQQEGEVRDTNQGDDTGTLAPESSVVNLQNGSGYPASNMSNSLFSNQDYEAETIRPREARYHDLLEHRSNFLERRRRIRSQVRALQRLGSRFENVSGHERSCILSGQQRTGRCTCRSSNRDAHPNDNSSARASISRIVMLAEALFEVLDEIHQQSVVLSSRPSVSSIGSVPAPNEVVESLPVKLFSKLQKHQHEEAAQCYICLVEYEEGDEMRILPCNHEFHKACIDKWLKEIHRVCPLCRRDICRSTSEEN; this is encoded by the exons atGGGATCGAGCGGCAGCAAAGCCACGTCGTCGTCGTCCGGCGATACTGGTCGGAGGCGGCGATCCAAATCCATCGCCGGCAGAGTGTTCCGCTCGTCTTGTCTCGGAATCAAATCTCGATCTCGCCACGCCGACGATGACGAGCAG GTCTGTGAACATCGGAACAAAGGAAGTAGAATTATTGCTCCTTGCACAAACCAGACCGTCACAGAGCAGGATCGTGCAAAGGAGTATTTCGGAAAGGTTAACATTGAACAATCTGATGAAATGCCTTGTATATCTTCAAACGCTGAACTCAATGAATGGGGTGATGCTAGCATCACTGATACTGTCTCCAGAACTGGTCCCGGCTCTGCTCAAGATTCTGCTGCTCCATCTTTGAATCCTTCAAGTCGTTTCCTTTCCCGTTTTAGTTTTGTTCCTGGCAATGTAAGCTTCAGGCTAAGCCGAGCAACCAGTTTGGGGTCAGCCGGGTCTTATCCTGTATCATCAACAAGTGTCACAGTATTGAATAATGATGATGACCTACATCTGCAAACGGGACCTTCTGCCAGTTTGGTTGGTAGAGATGAAAGTCGAGAAGGTTGTGAATTTCTTCCAGAATCACTGGTTAATAGGACTCCTACACATTTTTTTGAAGACACTTCTGGTAGTTTAGGATTAAATAATGTGGAATCTGGTTTTTCTGACAATTTGCAAGATAATCAGACAAATTCTTCTATACAAGATGGCAGAAATGCTAATGGTAGAATAATAGGGGTACTTAACAGATACCCAGGATCTCAGGAACCTGTAGAACGAAATGTTCGTTTTAGCAGAACCTTAAGTGTTGGGAGACTTCGTGACAGGGTTCTTCGTCGATCATCTTTGTCTGATTTAGCATTTTCTTCTTTGCAACAAGAGGGAGAAGTGAGAGATACAAATCAGGGGGATGATACAGGGACATTGGCACCTGAAAGTAGTGTTGTAAATTTGCAAAATGGGTCTGGTTATCCTGCATCCAATATGTCGAATTCATTGTTTAGCAACCAAGACTATGAGGCGGAAACAATAAGACCTCGAGAAGCCAGGTATCATGATCTACTCGAACACAGATCAAATTTCCTCGAGCGGAGGAGAAGAATTAGATCTCAG GTTCGTGCACTTCAGCGGTTAGGGAGCCGTTTTGAAAATGTGTCTGGACATGAGAGGTCTTGTATATTATCTGGTCAGCAGAGAACCGGTCGGTGTACATGTCGTTCAAGTAACCGAGATGCCCATCCAAATGATAACAGCAGTGCTAGGGCAAGCATATCCCGAATTGTTATGTTGGCTGAGGCTTTGTTTGAG GTTCTGGATGAAATTCACCAGCAATCTGTGGTTTTATCCTCCCGACCTTCTGTTTCTTCAATTGGATCTGTTCCTGCACCTAATGAAGTTGTAGAATCTTTGCCTGTCAAATTATTTTCCAAGTTGCAAAAACATCAGCATGAAGAGGCTGCGCA